One genomic segment of Pseudomonas sp. p1(2021b) includes these proteins:
- a CDS encoding NEL-type E3 ubiquitin ligase domain-containing protein: protein MTARDNPSLEAARQAKLATATDDFITKRLPAWLAQGSPGQISALRTHYKALKASQAKVSKATEALVGLEAYAKEKLRPLLPATPAPDQLQWREILPNLKVPLSTGWLDYQADESRHPGLLRLMQNFTEDARFFDGSGLVAEGEDIVLTPDLPALVRQCRSLDAGAGYQALLNKVFDPATCAALAAEKRAGLKLAAAVAVLDGRLGSTVQKALEQIVEATGEQGEQTLAYPGLLTVLGQPVADGLLVQLRNSQGEDVGQILYLGGDLEHGVRHYPSPRALDQALAEALERPDYQRSFSRRIALGQRPAWLALLNERLADAQPDLQIEGEPVTGDVFDGLVQRQVERLKAEARLLLVPTAEVDHQASKARLQAWRTAGLGLANLAGLFMPAVGAVLLGQFVVQTLNHVFEGALDWQRGHQHEALEHMLGVAENLAVASAMAAGFQAVASGFERSAFVDTLEPVIVDGQRARLWNNDLSVYACSPGDSLPAPDGLYGTGERRWLRRGRQYYEVHRPLAEGPWRLRHPERPDAFGPIVETNGERSWRLRQDNPLQWSDTARMLDTLWPLAEPLGAAHAQHILRIAVMEPAQVRGLLVEGQPLPVQLRDTLRRFEAHQRIEAFFERLQAATAGEPQIQAWCEAQPGMQGLASDALREKLLAEQAVLRDGLLDYLSQEVLANDDLRNLLQRDFPGLPDAYAQEAIRDVPAHQRRLALLEARVPLALARKARALRQQARLARALEGVYLNRADSDLCGELVLAVLSRLPNWPQAVNLELRQGSDTGPRLAVIAPQGQEQARTLLVRRAGTFRLYDYRGRALEEAVAEPGGIFQAVAAVLTPAQATQLGLAHNDTAQALRLRVQQHLPSTRKALLNLLGWREQAPWSSPLRRQADGRLGYPLSGRAVVRRDARATLRGRIRNLYPHFDDERVQAYLARLLDLPGSPFDVLLAQENSYAQLDEALHRWASAEQNAPRRTLRQRLGQRLRQAWRLQAEEVIGADGQPRGMRLDMSGFAVQVLPAIPGEVTFGHITELTMAGMDLAAVSTEFLRSFGSLQRLSLADNRLHRLPDGVAYLTELRTLQLARNGMRLDPAGIAILAALPRLEVLDLSFNPLGALSMRWNHLSRLDQLRLRRCHLTTWPMGLELCERLSYIDLRDNQIATVPDDTLQMPLVHRAAFIVEGNPLPGSQVARLVALDIDHLPHPAAADQPGALAETRDLWLHDSEGHVRHERRAQWDNLSSAPDSAGLFRLLGELQRTADFQSAREYLNEQVWSVLAFLADNPAARARLYEWANLPRSCSDSVARQFSDLLVQVQVIQAESRSGSEDAGRELLSLGRQLFRLDQLERFASQDIALRMTAGRVVDAIEVSLFYRVRLAEPLGLPAQPRSMRFTHLADVSQAQLQHALRTVQATETPGALVESLSARAFWRSYLQARHPDAFTAIDEHYALRGTQLDEQRTALSSTVYTQRWSRLQSERESAEQVLVEQLTHEVLEAQAAEKG from the coding sequence ATGACAGCGCGCGACAACCCGTCCCTGGAGGCGGCAAGACAAGCGAAACTGGCCACGGCCACCGATGACTTCATCACCAAGCGACTGCCTGCCTGGCTAGCACAAGGCTCACCTGGCCAGATCAGCGCGCTACGGACGCATTACAAGGCTCTGAAGGCCAGCCAGGCCAAGGTGAGCAAGGCGACCGAGGCTCTGGTCGGGCTCGAGGCGTATGCAAAGGAAAAACTGCGCCCGCTGCTGCCTGCGACGCCGGCACCCGACCAGCTCCAGTGGCGCGAGATCCTGCCCAACCTGAAGGTTCCGTTGAGCACGGGTTGGTTGGATTACCAGGCCGATGAAAGTCGCCATCCCGGCCTGCTCAGGCTGATGCAGAACTTCACCGAGGACGCCCGGTTTTTCGACGGCAGTGGTTTGGTGGCCGAGGGTGAAGACATCGTGCTCACCCCTGACCTGCCCGCGCTGGTCCGGCAATGCCGCTCGCTGGACGCCGGTGCGGGCTACCAGGCGCTGCTGAACAAGGTATTCGACCCGGCCACATGCGCGGCTCTGGCTGCCGAAAAGCGCGCAGGGTTGAAACTGGCGGCCGCTGTCGCCGTGCTGGACGGGCGGCTGGGAAGCACCGTGCAGAAGGCCTTGGAACAGATAGTGGAGGCCACTGGCGAGCAAGGCGAGCAGACGCTCGCTTACCCTGGGCTGCTGACGGTGCTCGGGCAACCAGTGGCGGACGGGTTGCTGGTGCAGCTGCGCAACAGCCAGGGCGAAGATGTAGGGCAAATACTGTACCTGGGCGGCGACCTTGAACATGGCGTGCGTCATTACCCTTCCCCTAGGGCCTTGGATCAGGCCCTGGCCGAGGCACTCGAGCGCCCTGACTACCAACGATCGTTCAGTCGACGGATCGCGCTTGGTCAGCGGCCAGCATGGTTGGCACTGCTCAACGAGCGTCTGGCCGATGCCCAGCCCGATCTGCAGATCGAGGGCGAACCAGTGACGGGCGATGTGTTCGATGGCCTTGTGCAGCGTCAGGTCGAGCGCTTGAAAGCCGAGGCTCGCCTGCTGCTGGTACCGACCGCCGAGGTGGACCATCAGGCCAGCAAGGCCAGGCTTCAGGCCTGGAGGACGGCGGGGCTCGGGCTGGCCAACCTGGCCGGGTTGTTCATGCCCGCAGTCGGTGCGGTACTGCTGGGGCAGTTTGTCGTGCAGACATTGAACCATGTGTTCGAGGGGGCGCTGGACTGGCAGCGCGGGCACCAACACGAGGCACTCGAGCATATGCTCGGTGTTGCCGAAAACCTGGCTGTGGCCAGCGCGATGGCAGCCGGTTTCCAGGCCGTGGCCAGCGGCTTTGAACGCAGCGCCTTCGTCGATACCTTGGAGCCGGTCATTGTCGACGGCCAGAGGGCTCGGCTCTGGAACAACGACCTGAGTGTCTATGCATGTTCGCCAGGCGATTCCTTGCCAGCACCGGACGGGCTGTATGGTACGGGCGAGCGCCGCTGGTTGCGCAGGGGGCGGCAGTACTACGAGGTTCATCGGCCACTGGCGGAGGGGCCGTGGCGGTTGCGCCACCCCGAGCGTCCGGATGCATTTGGCCCGATCGTCGAGACCAATGGTGAACGAAGCTGGCGCCTGCGCCAGGACAACCCGCTGCAATGGAGCGACACTGCACGGATGCTGGACACCCTATGGCCCTTGGCTGAGCCTTTGGGCGCTGCACATGCCCAGCACATACTGCGCATCGCTGTCATGGAGCCGGCGCAGGTGCGTGGCTTGCTGGTGGAGGGCCAGCCCCTGCCAGTCCAGCTGCGTGACACCCTGCGACGCTTCGAGGCCCACCAGCGCATTGAGGCTTTTTTCGAACGGTTGCAGGCCGCAACCGCGGGCGAACCGCAGATCCAGGCGTGGTGCGAGGCTCAACCAGGTATGCAGGGGTTGGCTTCGGATGCCTTGCGTGAAAAGTTGTTGGCGGAACAGGCCGTGCTGCGCGACGGGCTGCTCGACTACTTGAGTCAGGAGGTGTTGGCCAACGATGACCTGCGTAACCTGTTGCAGCGGGACTTTCCCGGGTTACCGGATGCCTATGCCCAGGAAGCGATCCGTGACGTGCCGGCGCACCAGCGTCGTCTGGCGCTGCTCGAGGCCCGCGTGCCCCTGGCGCTGGCCCGCAAGGCGCGTGCCTTGCGGCAACAGGCGCGCCTGGCACGGGCCTTGGAAGGGGTCTACCTGAACCGTGCCGACAGCGACCTGTGCGGCGAGTTGGTGCTGGCGGTGCTCTCGCGCCTGCCCAACTGGCCACAGGCCGTGAACCTGGAGCTGCGCCAGGGGTCGGACACCGGCCCCCGTCTGGCGGTGATCGCCCCTCAGGGGCAGGAGCAAGCGCGCACCTTGCTGGTGCGACGGGCGGGAACGTTTCGCCTATACGATTACCGTGGGCGAGCGCTCGAAGAAGCGGTGGCCGAACCGGGCGGGATCTTTCAAGCGGTCGCTGCTGTGTTGACCCCCGCCCAAGCGACGCAGTTGGGGCTCGCGCACAACGACACGGCACAAGCACTGCGCCTGCGAGTCCAACAACATCTGCCCAGTACACGCAAGGCGCTGCTGAACCTGCTTGGTTGGCGAGAACAGGCGCCCTGGTCCAGCCCCCTTCGGCGCCAGGCTGATGGGCGACTCGGCTATCCGCTCAGTGGTCGTGCCGTGGTGCGCCGGGACGCCAGGGCCACCTTGCGTGGGCGTATCCGCAACCTGTATCCGCACTTCGACGATGAGCGGGTCCAGGCCTATCTTGCACGCTTGCTCGACCTGCCAGGGTCGCCGTTCGATGTGCTGCTCGCCCAAGAGAACAGCTATGCGCAGCTCGACGAGGCGCTGCATCGGTGGGCGTCGGCCGAGCAGAACGCACCCAGGCGAACCCTGCGCCAGCGCCTGGGCCAGCGGTTGCGCCAGGCCTGGCGTTTGCAGGCCGAGGAGGTGATCGGCGCAGACGGCCAACCGCGAGGCATGCGTCTGGACATGAGTGGTTTCGCCGTGCAGGTATTGCCTGCAATACCGGGAGAGGTCACGTTCGGTCATATCACAGAGCTGACGATGGCCGGCATGGACCTTGCCGCCGTATCCACGGAGTTCCTGCGCAGCTTCGGCTCCCTGCAGCGCCTTAGCCTGGCCGACAACCGTTTGCATCGCCTGCCCGACGGTGTCGCCTATCTGACCGAGCTGCGTACCCTGCAATTGGCACGTAATGGTATGCGGCTCGACCCGGCTGGTATCGCGATCCTGGCGGCGCTGCCCAGGCTCGAGGTGTTGGACTTGAGTTTCAACCCCCTGGGCGCCTTGAGCATGCGTTGGAATCATCTTTCAAGGTTGGACCAGTTGCGCCTGCGGCGTTGCCATCTGACTACCTGGCCGATGGGCCTCGAGCTATGCGAGCGCCTTAGCTATATCGATCTGCGTGACAACCAGATCGCCACTGTTCCGGACGATACCCTGCAGATGCCATTGGTGCACCGGGCGGCCTTCATCGTGGAAGGCAACCCGTTGCCAGGATCGCAGGTTGCGCGGCTGGTTGCGCTGGATATCGACCACCTGCCTCACCCTGCGGCGGCCGACCAGCCGGGGGCGCTGGCCGAAACCCGTGACCTATGGTTGCACGACAGTGAGGGGCATGTGCGACATGAACGTCGAGCACAGTGGGACAACCTGAGCTCCGCGCCCGACAGCGCCGGGTTGTTCCGATTGTTGGGCGAATTGCAGCGCACTGCGGATTTCCAGAGCGCCCGAGAGTACTTGAACGAACAGGTATGGTCTGTCTTGGCGTTCCTGGCGGACAACCCAGCGGCCCGCGCCCGTCTCTATGAATGGGCCAACCTGCCGCGCAGCTGCAGCGACAGCGTGGCGCGCCAGTTCAGTGACCTGCTGGTGCAGGTGCAGGTGATCCAGGCCGAGAGCCGCTCCGGTAGCGAAGACGCCGGCCGCGAGCTATTGAGCCTGGGGCGTCAGCTGTTCCGCCTGGACCAGCTGGAGCGTTTCGCCTCCCAGGATATCGCCCTGCGTATGACCGCCGGGAGGGTGGTCGATGCTATCGAAGTCAGCCTGTTCTATCGCGTGCGTCTGGCCGAGCCGCTGGGGCTGCCCGCGCAGCCGCGTTCAATGCGCTTCACCCATCTGGCCGATGTCAGCCAAGCGCAATTGCAGCATGCCCTGCGGACCGTCCAGGCAACGGAGACCCCCGGGGCCCTGGTCGAGAGCCTGAGTGCTCGCGCGTTCTGGCGTTCGTATCTGCAGGCGCGTCATCCGGATGCGTTCACTGCCATCGACGAGCACTACGCGCTGCGTGGCACCCAGCTCGATGAGCAACGAACCGCGCTGTCGAGCACGGTGTACACCCAACGCTGGAGCCGTTTGCAAAGCGAGCGTGAGTCGGCCGAGCAGGTCTTGGTCGAGCAACTGACCCACGAGGTCCTCGAGGCCCAGGCCGCGGAAAAGGGCTGA
- a CDS encoding AraC family transcriptional regulator, with protein sequence MSDKDTISMQLVREALLQTCPAGHPDAPLLARAGIDAAELEQPDARVTAEAYARLWRLLARRCNDEFFAMDPRGLRTGSLAFLCRASMAQPTLGAALETATAFLSLMLEDLQPSLVRQQSLAEIVIHEPRDEPRRAFTYFTFWMIVHGVACWLAGRRIPILAIDLRCAEPPFCDDYRVMFSENLQFDRPRTRMIFAADCLDVPLRRTPEELQRFLAEAPGNILVKYRDPASLARRIRQDLLALDPAAWPDAEALARQLCLSVSTLRRRLADEGQTYQGLKDSVRRQLAIAWLADCEVALGTIAERLGFADSSSFYKAFRKWFGCNPGHYRELIGTSGLARAAP encoded by the coding sequence ATGAGCGACAAAGACACCATCTCCATGCAACTGGTGCGCGAGGCACTGCTGCAGACCTGCCCGGCCGGCCATCCCGATGCGCCCTTGCTGGCTCGCGCCGGGATCGACGCCGCCGAGCTCGAACAGCCTGACGCCCGGGTCACCGCCGAAGCCTACGCCCGGCTTTGGCGCCTGTTGGCCCGGCGTTGCAACGACGAATTCTTCGCCATGGACCCGCGTGGGCTGCGCACCGGCAGCCTGGCCTTCCTGTGCCGGGCGAGCATGGCGCAGCCGACCCTGGGGGCTGCCCTGGAGACTGCCACGGCGTTCCTTTCATTGATGCTCGAAGACCTGCAGCCGAGCCTGGTGCGCCAACAGAGCCTGGCCGAAATCGTCATCCATGAGCCCCGTGACGAGCCTCGACGCGCCTTTACCTACTTCACCTTCTGGATGATCGTCCATGGCGTGGCCTGCTGGCTGGCCGGGCGACGCATTCCGATCCTGGCCATCGACTTGCGCTGCGCCGAGCCGCCGTTCTGCGATGACTACCGGGTGATGTTCTCGGAAAACCTGCAGTTCGACCGGCCACGCACGCGCATGATCTTCGCCGCCGATTGCCTGGATGTACCCTTGCGCCGCACGCCTGAGGAACTGCAACGGTTCCTGGCCGAGGCGCCGGGCAATATCCTGGTCAAGTACCGCGACCCGGCCAGTCTGGCCCGGCGTATCCGCCAGGACCTGCTGGCGCTGGACCCAGCCGCCTGGCCCGATGCCGAAGCGCTCGCGCGCCAGCTGTGCCTGTCCGTCTCGACCCTGCGTCGCCGCCTGGCCGATGAAGGCCAGACCTACCAGGGGCTCAAGGACAGCGTGCGGCGTCAGCTGGCAATCGCATGGCTGGCCGATTGCGAGGTGGCCTTGGGTACCATTGCCGAGCGCCTGGGCTTTGCCGACAGCAGCTCGTTCTACAAGGCGTTTCGCAAGTGGTTCGGTTGCAACCCAGGGCATTATCGCGAGCTGATCGGAACGTCCGGCCTGGCCAGGGCTGCGCCCTAG
- a CDS encoding LysR substrate-binding domain-containing protein, whose protein sequence is MNLFQLRAFDAVAREGSFTRAAERLFISQPAVTGHVKALEEHYQITLLRRTARRVELTEEGTRLSAITRAMFSLAEEAQAMLEANRQLLTGRLEVAADGPHRVMPMLGMLRARYPGITVNLRLGNAQETLAALVSEHADVAVLTEVEPRKGLYLQSLGESRICALLPVGHSWAIGEGDLPLAELDRQIMVLREPSSITRRTFDQACGEAKVQPRVLLELDSREAVTEAVAAELGIGIVSSMEVAHDPRVVARPLAGEGLVNRHMIGCLERRRELRLIQAFLGLAASL, encoded by the coding sequence ATGAACCTGTTCCAGCTGCGCGCCTTCGATGCGGTGGCCCGTGAAGGCAGCTTCACCCGTGCTGCAGAGCGCCTGTTCATCAGCCAGCCGGCGGTGACCGGGCATGTGAAGGCCCTTGAAGAGCACTACCAGATCACCTTGTTGCGACGCACCGCACGGCGGGTGGAACTGACCGAGGAGGGCACGCGCCTGTCGGCCATCACCCGGGCGATGTTCAGCCTGGCCGAGGAAGCCCAGGCCATGCTCGAGGCCAACCGGCAGTTGCTGACCGGGCGCCTGGAAGTGGCGGCGGACGGGCCCCACCGGGTGATGCCGATGCTGGGCATGCTGAGGGCGCGCTACCCGGGTATCACCGTCAACCTGCGCCTGGGCAACGCCCAGGAAACCCTGGCGGCGCTGGTGTCCGAGCATGCCGATGTGGCGGTGCTGACCGAGGTCGAACCGCGCAAAGGTCTGTACCTGCAAAGCCTGGGCGAGTCGCGTATCTGTGCATTGTTGCCAGTGGGCCACTCGTGGGCGATCGGCGAGGGGGACCTGCCCCTGGCGGAGCTGGACCGGCAGATCATGGTGTTGCGCGAGCCCAGTTCGATCACCCGGCGTACCTTCGACCAGGCCTGCGGCGAAGCCAAGGTGCAGCCTCGGGTGCTGCTGGAGCTGGACAGCCGTGAGGCGGTCACGGAGGCGGTGGCGGCGGAGCTGGGGATCGGTATCGTGTCGTCGATGGAGGTGGCCCATGACCCACGGGTGGTGGCGCGGCCGCTGGCGGGGGAAGGGTTGGTCAACCGGCACATGATCGGCTGCCTGGAGCGGCGCCGTGAGCTGCGGTTGATCCAGGCGTTCCTGGGGTTGGCGGCGAGCTTGTGA
- a CDS encoding 2-aminoethylphosphonate--pyruvate transaminase: protein MSNAPILLTPGPLTTSSRTRQAMLVDWGSWDRDFNQLTASLCEQLLAIVNGNATHHCVPLQGSGTFAVEAAIGTLVPRDGKVLVLINGAYGQRLAKICKVLGRAYSTFETAEDQPTTAADVDRLLAADPAVTHVALIHCETSTGILNPLPEIAQVVKRHGKRLVIDAMSSFGALPIDASEVPFEALIAASGKCLEGVPGMGFVFAEKNALAAAEGNSHSLAMDLQDQQAYMAKTGQWRFTPPTHVVAALHEALVQYNEEGGLPARHQRYADNCKTLLDGMAKIGLRSFLPAEIQAPIIVTFHAPKDARYQFKDFYERVKAKGFILYPGKLTQVETFRVGCIGVVGAEGMQAAVDAVAEVLREMEVLDI, encoded by the coding sequence ATGAGCAACGCCCCGATCCTGCTGACCCCCGGCCCACTGACCACCTCTTCCCGCACCCGCCAAGCCATGCTGGTGGACTGGGGCTCCTGGGACCGCGACTTCAACCAACTGACCGCCAGCCTGTGCGAACAACTGCTGGCCATCGTCAACGGCAACGCCACCCACCACTGCGTCCCGCTGCAAGGCAGTGGCACCTTCGCCGTGGAAGCGGCCATCGGCACCCTGGTACCGCGCGATGGCAAGGTCCTGGTATTGATCAACGGTGCCTATGGCCAGCGCCTGGCGAAGATCTGCAAGGTCCTGGGCCGTGCCTACAGCACCTTCGAGACTGCCGAAGACCAACCGACCACCGCTGCCGATGTCGACCGCCTGCTGGCCGCCGACCCCGCCGTCACCCACGTGGCGCTGATCCACTGCGAAACCAGCACCGGCATCCTCAACCCGCTGCCGGAGATCGCCCAGGTGGTCAAACGCCACGGCAAGCGCCTGGTCATCGATGCCATGAGTTCCTTCGGCGCCCTGCCGATCGATGCCAGCGAAGTGCCGTTCGAAGCCCTGATCGCTGCCTCCGGCAAGTGCCTGGAGGGTGTGCCGGGCATGGGCTTCGTCTTCGCCGAGAAGAACGCCCTGGCCGCTGCCGAAGGCAACAGCCATTCCCTGGCGATGGACCTGCAGGACCAGCAGGCGTACATGGCCAAGACCGGCCAGTGGCGCTTCACCCCGCCGACCCACGTGGTCGCCGCCCTGCACGAAGCCCTGGTGCAATACAACGAGGAAGGCGGCTTGCCGGCGCGCCACCAGCGCTACGCCGATAACTGCAAGACCCTGCTCGACGGCATGGCGAAGATCGGCCTGCGCAGCTTCCTGCCCGCCGAGATCCAGGCACCGATCATCGTCACCTTCCATGCACCCAAAGACGCCCGCTACCAGTTCAAGGACTTCTACGAGCGGGTCAAGGCCAAGGGCTTCATCCTCTACCCGGGCAAGCTGACCCAGGTGGAAACCTTCCGCGTCGGCTGCATCGGCGTGGTGGGAGCCGAAGGCATGCAAGCTGCCGTCGACGCCGTAGCCGAAGTGCTGCGGGAAATGGAAGTGCTGGACATCTAA
- the phnX gene encoding phosphonoacetaldehyde hydrolase: MNYSNPTQLQAAILDWAGTVVDFGSFAPTQIFVEAFAEFDVQVSIEEARGPMGMGKWDHIRTLCNVPEIAERYRKVFGRTPTDDDVTAIYERFMPLQIEKIAVHSALIPGALDTLTGLRKDGLKIGSCSGYPKVVMDKVVELAKQNGYVADHVVATDETPNGRPWPAQALANVIALGIDDVAACVKVDDTVPGILEGRRAGMWTVALVCSGNALGLTWEGYRALSAEKLESERKRIHAMFESSRPHYLIDTINELPEVIADINRRLAKGEMPQAS, translated from the coding sequence ATGAACTACAGCAACCCCACCCAGCTGCAAGCCGCCATCCTCGACTGGGCCGGCACCGTGGTCGACTTCGGCTCCTTCGCCCCGACCCAGATCTTCGTCGAGGCCTTCGCCGAGTTCGACGTCCAGGTGTCCATCGAAGAAGCCCGTGGCCCGATGGGCATGGGCAAGTGGGATCACATCCGCACCCTGTGCAATGTGCCCGAAATCGCCGAGCGCTACCGCAAGGTGTTCGGCCGTACGCCGACCGACGACGATGTCACGGCCATCTATGAGCGCTTCATGCCGCTGCAGATCGAGAAGATCGCCGTGCACTCGGCGCTGATCCCCGGCGCCCTGGACACCCTCACGGGCCTGCGCAAGGACGGCCTGAAGATCGGCTCTTGCTCCGGCTACCCGAAAGTGGTGATGGACAAGGTGGTGGAACTGGCCAAGCAGAACGGCTATGTCGCCGACCACGTGGTGGCCACCGACGAAACCCCCAATGGCCGTCCATGGCCGGCCCAGGCCCTGGCCAACGTGATCGCCCTGGGCATCGACGATGTGGCGGCTTGCGTGAAAGTCGACGACACCGTGCCGGGCATCCTCGAAGGCCGTCGCGCCGGCATGTGGACCGTTGCCCTGGTGTGCTCGGGCAACGCCCTGGGCCTGACCTGGGAAGGTTACCGCGCCCTGAGCGCCGAGAAGCTGGAAAGCGAGCGCAAGCGTATCCACGCGATGTTCGAGAGCTCCCGCCCGCACTACCTGATCGACACCATCAACGAGCTGCCCGAAGTCATCGCCGACATCAACCGTCGCCTGGCCAAGGGCGAAATGCCGCAGGCGTCGTGA
- a CDS encoding NADPH-dependent FMN reductase produces the protein MSQVYSVAVVVGSLRKESYNRKVARALGELAPSNLALKIVEIGDLPLYNEDVEADGAPEAWTRFRDQIRRSDAVLFVTPEYNRSVPGGLKNAIDVGSRPYGQSAWSGKPAAVVSVSPGAIGGFGANHGVRQSLVFLDMPCMQMPEAYIGGAASLFDESGKLNDKTRPFLQAFIDKFAAWVKLNRAV, from the coding sequence ATGAGCCAAGTCTATTCGGTAGCGGTCGTCGTCGGCAGCTTGCGCAAGGAGTCCTACAACCGCAAGGTGGCCCGGGCCCTCGGGGAGCTGGCGCCGTCCAACCTCGCCCTGAAGATCGTCGAGATCGGCGACCTGCCGCTGTACAACGAAGACGTCGAGGCCGATGGCGCGCCAGAAGCCTGGACCCGTTTTCGCGATCAGATCCGCCGCAGCGACGCGGTGTTGTTCGTAACGCCCGAGTACAACCGTTCGGTGCCGGGCGGCCTGAAGAATGCTATCGACGTCGGCTCGCGGCCTTATGGCCAGAGCGCCTGGAGCGGCAAGCCGGCGGCGGTGGTGAGCGTCTCGCCCGGCGCCATCGGGGGCTTTGGCGCCAATCATGGCGTGCGCCAGTCCCTGGTGTTCCTGGACATGCCGTGCATGCAGATGCCCGAGGCTTACATCGGCGGGGCGGCGAGCCTGTTCGACGAATCTGGCAAGCTCAATGACAAGACCCGGCCGTTCCTGCAGGCGTTCATCGACAAGTTCGCGGCGTGGGTGAAGCTCAACCGCGCCGTTTGA